In Desulfobaccales bacterium, the following proteins share a genomic window:
- the era gene encoding GTPase Era — translation MEAPCRCGYVALIGFPNVGKSTLLNRLVGEKLAITSPKPQTTRHRLLGIVHRPGAQLLLLDTPGILEPKGPLNAAMLEAALGALEDADVVVWLTEPRPLDPQDRLLMPRLQALRQPLVVAVNKIDLVKKPELLPLMAALHESFPKAAIVPICALTGDGVEELVQEIVQRLPEAPPLFPEDQLTDQSERFLVAEIIRERFFHHTGEEIPYAVAVAIEEFDESRRPELVRIRAVIYVEKESQKGIVIGKGGKLLKIIGQEAREDIERLLESKVFLELWVKVWKNWRRDPKAVRRLGY, via the coding sequence ATGGAAGCTCCCTGCCGCTGCGGCTATGTGGCCCTCATCGGCTTTCCCAATGTGGGCAAGTCCACCCTTCTCAACCGTCTGGTGGGGGAGAAGCTGGCCATCACCTCGCCCAAACCCCAGACCACCCGCCACCGCCTTCTGGGCATCGTCCACCGGCCCGGGGCCCAGCTCCTGCTCCTGGACACCCCCGGCATCCTGGAGCCCAAAGGGCCCCTCAACGCCGCCATGCTGGAGGCGGCCCTGGGCGCCCTGGAGGACGCCGACGTGGTGGTCTGGCTCACCGAGCCCCGGCCCCTTGACCCCCAGGACCGCCTGCTGATGCCCCGCCTGCAAGCCTTGCGGCAGCCCCTGGTGGTGGCGGTGAATAAAATCGATCTCGTCAAAAAACCCGAACTCCTGCCCCTGATGGCCGCCCTGCATGAGAGCTTCCCTAAAGCGGCCATCGTACCCATCTGCGCCCTCACCGGCGACGGGGTGGAGGAGCTGGTGCAGGAGATTGTCCAGCGCCTGCCCGAGGCCCCGCCCCTCTTTCCTGAGGACCAGCTTACCGACCAGTCCGAGCGCTTCCTGGTGGCGGAGATCATCCGGGAGCGTTTCTTCCATCACACCGGGGAGGAGATCCCGTACGCGGTGGCGGTGGCCATCGAGGAGTTCGACGAGAGCCGGCGCCCGGAGCTGGTGCGCATCCGGGCGGTGATCTACGTGGAAAAGGAATCCCAGAAAGGCATCGTCATCGGCAAGGGCGGCAAGCTGCTGAAAATCATCGGCCAGGAGGCCCGGGAGGACATCGAACGGCTCCTGGAGAGCAAGGTCTTCCTGGAGCTCTGGGTCAAGGTGTGGAAAAACTGGCGCCGGGACCCCAAGGCGGTGCGCCGCCTGGGCTACTGA
- the lnt gene encoding apolipoprotein N-acyltransferase: protein MSPGLSFTASRSRGGWGPVAAAGVFGLFYAAAFPKWDYTFLLPLALPFLYWAIKDVSPGRAFRLGFLAGLVANAGLLYWIVYVTHVFGRLPVPLAVGVMLLLAAYLALYRALWAWGVARAGAAGISPLWFGPALWVALEYIQTYLFSGFPWGLLGTGLYRFPLFIQVADLAGVYGVSFLLALAGTWLFLTGFPRFQAVRHERRREALALTLLMLWVGYGAYRLDAVGKQAAAAPKLAVGVTQGNIQQGEKWNPKMVVATLDRYAELTRRLKGARLIIWPETAAPFLFLRNPEFTPRVQEIGRQSGAYLFFGAPAYELTPAGDRFFNRAYLLDPEGQVAGYYDKAHLVPFGEYVPLQRILFFVPKMVPMVGDFAEGPVGAVVHLPEAPVGPLICFESIFAYLSRAQVKNGARLLVTITNDAWFGETSAPYQHLAWGVFRAVEGRVALARAANTGISAFVGPEGKILWTSPLNTTAAHTLELPLMPGGTLYTRVGDVLAWLCLAGVCLAPLLRRRRRS, encoded by the coding sequence GTGAGCCCTGGCCTCTCCTTTACCGCCTCCCGCTCCCGGGGCGGCTGGGGGCCGGTGGCGGCCGCCGGAGTTTTCGGCCTCTTTTACGCTGCCGCCTTCCCCAAGTGGGACTACACCTTCCTGTTGCCCCTGGCGCTCCCCTTCCTCTACTGGGCCATCAAGGACGTCTCCCCGGGGCGGGCCTTCCGCCTGGGCTTCTTGGCCGGGCTGGTGGCCAATGCCGGCTTGCTTTACTGGATTGTTTACGTCACCCATGTCTTCGGCCGCCTGCCGGTGCCCCTGGCCGTGGGGGTGATGCTGCTTTTAGCCGCCTATCTGGCCCTTTACCGAGCGCTGTGGGCCTGGGGGGTGGCCCGGGCGGGGGCCGCCGGCATCAGCCCCTTATGGTTCGGGCCGGCCCTGTGGGTGGCCCTGGAGTACATCCAGACGTATCTCTTCAGCGGCTTTCCCTGGGGACTGTTGGGCACCGGCCTCTATCGCTTTCCGCTGTTCATTCAGGTGGCGGACCTGGCGGGGGTCTACGGGGTCTCCTTTCTCCTGGCCTTGGCCGGCACCTGGCTGTTCCTTACCGGCTTTCCCCGCTTCCAGGCGGTGCGCCACGAGCGGCGCCGGGAAGCCCTGGCCCTGACCCTTTTAATGCTCTGGGTGGGCTACGGCGCCTATCGCCTGGACGCGGTGGGCAAACAGGCCGCCGCCGCCCCCAAACTCGCGGTGGGGGTCACCCAGGGGAACATCCAGCAGGGGGAGAAGTGGAACCCCAAGATGGTGGTGGCCACCCTGGACCGCTACGCCGAGCTCACCCGGCGCCTGAAGGGGGCTCGGCTCATCATCTGGCCGGAGACCGCCGCGCCTTTCCTGTTCCTGCGCAACCCGGAATTCACCCCCCGGGTGCAGGAGATCGGCCGCCAGAGTGGGGCTTATCTCTTCTTCGGGGCTCCGGCCTACGAACTCACCCCGGCAGGGGACCGCTTCTTCAACCGGGCCTATCTCCTGGACCCCGAGGGCCAGGTGGCGGGGTATTACGACAAGGCCCACCTGGTGCCCTTCGGGGAGTATGTGCCCCTGCAGCGCATCCTGTTTTTCGTCCCCAAGATGGTGCCCATGGTGGGGGACTTCGCCGAGGGGCCGGTGGGCGCGGTGGTGCACTTGCCCGAGGCGCCGGTGGGGCCGCTCATCTGCTTTGAGTCCATCTTCGCCTATCTCTCCCGGGCCCAGGTGAAAAACGGTGCCCGGCTGCTCGTTACCATCACCAACGACGCCTGGTTCGGGGAGACCAGCGCCCCCTACCAGCACCTGGCCTGGGGGGTCTTCCGGGCTGTGGAGGGCCGGGTGGCCCTGGCCCGGGCCGCCAATACCGGCATTTCCGCCTTCGTCGGGCCGGAGGGCAAGATCCTCTGGACCTCCCCCCTGAACACCACCGCCGCCCACACCCTGGAGCTGCCTCTGATGCCCGGAGGCACCCTTTATACCCGGGTGGGGGACGTCTTAGCCTGGCTCTGCCTGGCCGGCGTCTGCCTGGCTCCACTTCTCCGCCGCCGCCGGCGCTCATAG
- a CDS encoding hemolysin family protein, which translates to MGEGDSPRPGLLQRLWQRLVRRTLSQPEDLEREIQNIITVGEERGLLSREEGELIESIFEFRDTLVREIMVPRLEIVGVERTTPLDRIIALVLEKGHSRLPVFEGSIDHVIGILLAKDLLVFWQTPPEAFDLAKVLRPPYFIPESKKISDLLRDFVERKIQIAIVIDEYGGTAGLVTLEDIIEEIVGEIYDEYDRQEARILPQEDGSLLVDARLNVEDLLEHLPLTRPEGKFESVGGLLIHLLGRVPQVNDRVILGGYEFLVVAADERRAKQVRIRPLATREQAS; encoded by the coding sequence ATGGGCGAGGGCGACAGTCCCCGGCCAGGCCTGCTCCAACGTCTCTGGCAGCGGTTGGTCCGCCGCACCCTGTCCCAACCGGAAGACCTCGAGCGGGAGATCCAAAACATCATCACCGTGGGCGAGGAACGGGGCTTACTCAGCCGCGAAGAAGGCGAGCTGATTGAGTCCATCTTTGAGTTCCGGGACACCCTGGTGCGGGAGATCATGGTGCCCCGCCTGGAGATCGTGGGGGTGGAGCGCACCACCCCCCTGGACCGCATCATCGCCCTGGTGCTGGAAAAAGGCCACTCCCGCCTGCCGGTCTTCGAGGGGAGCATCGACCACGTCATCGGCATCCTCCTGGCCAAGGACCTGCTGGTCTTCTGGCAGACCCCCCCGGAGGCCTTCGACCTGGCAAAAGTCCTGCGGCCCCCCTATTTCATCCCGGAAAGCAAAAAGATCAGCGATCTGCTGCGGGATTTCGTGGAGCGCAAGATCCAGATCGCCATCGTCATTGACGAATATGGCGGCACCGCCGGGTTGGTCACCCTGGAGGACATCATCGAGGAGATCGTGGGGGAGATCTACGATGAATACGACCGCCAGGAAGCCCGCATCCTGCCCCAGGAGGACGGCTCGCTCCTGGTGGATGCCCGCCTCAACGTGGAGGACCTCCTGGAGCACCTGCCCCTCACCCGGCCGGAGGGCAAGTTTGAATCGGTGGGCGGCCTCCTCATCCACCTCCTGGGCCGGGTCCCCCAGGTCAATGACCGGGTGATTCTGGGGGGCTACGAATTTCTGGTGGTGGCCGCGGATGAACGCCGGGCCAAGCAGGTGCGCATCCGGCCGCTGGCCACCCGGGAGCAGGCGTCATGA
- the speD gene encoding adenosylmethionine decarboxylase, with translation MQNLALGYGLHLTLDGYDCDPERLANLDVIYEFLDRCPTLIHMTKIMPPYVFKYRAQVPEDWGVSGFVLIAESHISIHTYPERAYLSLDIFSCKDFDHLKAAAYATETFGIGRHEIHLLDRGLEFPRNVKAVERFLREERKSMRG, from the coding sequence TTGCAAAACCTTGCTCTCGGCTACGGGTTGCACCTCACCCTGGACGGGTACGACTGCGATCCGGAGCGGCTGGCCAATTTGGACGTGATCTATGAGTTCCTGGATCGGTGTCCCACCCTGATTCACATGACCAAGATCATGCCCCCGTATGTCTTCAAGTACCGGGCTCAGGTGCCGGAAGACTGGGGGGTCTCCGGCTTCGTCCTCATCGCCGAGAGCCATATCAGTATCCACACCTACCCGGAACGGGCCTACCTCAGCCTGGACATCTTCTCCTGCAAGGACTTTGATCATCTCAAGGCGGCGGCCTACGCCACTGAGACCTTCGGTATCGGACGCCACGAAATCCACCTGCTGGACCGGGGCCTGGAATTTCCCCGGAATGTCAAGGCGGTGGAACGGTTTCTCCGGGAAGAGCGCAAGTCAATGCGAGGCTGA